The Fulvivirga ligni genome window below encodes:
- a CDS encoding DUF3857 domain-containing protein, with translation MKRLLFLAVFLFTIVISGKSQELSKRFSVIGSPEMDLEFYEKDPEADAVVLFNVGHSVFLDGNYNIEFTEIKRIKIFKASAMHYAEISIPYYVDGYGKTEIVRSIEAYTYNEENGVITTKELSKKAIYEETINDRWKVMKFAFPDVKEGSVIEYKYVLETPFRSKMPDWTFQDEIPTIYSEYKVNMIPFYEYVFIAQGIKKFDYQNSEVGRVERKYGNVSEAYGQTMGNGFKFKDVIHTYVMKDVPAFKDEGFITSKNDYIMKLDFQLAKFHRPTGGSEEIISTWPKLTEELLDNDNFGKYVKKAQKQAKDILEDLNLAGKTDKQKAKVLVDYVRQHINWNKTFTEYAYHSPKELLETRSGTSGEINLFLIGLLRQAGITASPVILSTRSHGKIAADYPFDHFFNYTAVLVEADDNMFLADGTQSFVSYDKLPIWCLNEKGLVIREDKPFWVSLENNAPSFLSAQFTIIPNVETLKSECSVNLQANEYEAFNYKFSYDDDESKLKDAFLDKGFKNVDEVSTMNYDRNDIPYTMVVKGNSDVDVIASRIVVKPFLEMPIQRNRLQQKTRTYPVDMEYAKVIKYSSSIQIPDGYQPVSLPEGYNVVDDLALVNITYKQDGNQVFTEASYSFKKAVYESHEYPRIKFYYDQIVKTFNQAIAFEKVN, from the coding sequence ATGAAGAGACTTTTATTCTTAGCTGTCTTTCTTTTCACAATTGTGATCAGTGGTAAATCACAGGAACTGTCCAAGCGATTCTCTGTGATTGGAAGTCCGGAGATGGATCTGGAATTCTATGAAAAGGACCCGGAAGCGGATGCTGTGGTCTTATTTAACGTAGGACACTCAGTGTTCCTGGATGGTAATTATAACATAGAGTTCACGGAAATAAAGAGAATAAAAATATTTAAAGCCTCTGCAATGCATTATGCAGAGATTTCCATCCCTTATTATGTTGATGGGTATGGGAAAACCGAAATAGTGAGAAGCATTGAAGCTTACACCTATAATGAGGAAAATGGTGTGATTACCACTAAAGAGCTTTCTAAAAAAGCCATTTACGAAGAGACCATTAATGACAGATGGAAGGTGATGAAATTTGCATTCCCAGATGTGAAAGAAGGTTCTGTAATTGAATATAAGTACGTGCTGGAAACGCCATTTAGAAGCAAAATGCCAGACTGGACCTTTCAAGATGAGATCCCGACCATATATAGTGAGTATAAAGTAAATATGATTCCCTTCTACGAATATGTTTTCATAGCACAAGGGATAAAGAAATTTGACTATCAGAATTCAGAAGTGGGCAGAGTGGAGCGGAAGTATGGTAATGTTTCTGAAGCTTATGGTCAGACTATGGGAAATGGTTTCAAGTTTAAGGATGTAATTCACACCTATGTAATGAAAGATGTGCCTGCATTTAAAGATGAAGGATTCATTACCTCTAAAAATGATTATATCATGAAGCTGGATTTTCAGCTGGCCAAATTTCATAGACCTACTGGTGGTAGTGAAGAAATTATTTCTACCTGGCCCAAGTTAACTGAAGAGCTGCTTGATAATGACAATTTTGGGAAGTATGTAAAGAAAGCTCAAAAACAGGCTAAAGACATATTGGAAGACTTGAATTTAGCAGGAAAAACCGATAAGCAGAAGGCAAAAGTACTGGTTGACTATGTTCGCCAACATATCAATTGGAACAAGACGTTTACAGAATATGCATATCATTCGCCAAAGGAGCTTTTAGAAACACGTTCCGGTACCAGTGGGGAGATTAACCTGTTCTTAATAGGTCTGCTTCGTCAGGCTGGAATTACTGCCTCTCCGGTAATCCTGAGCACACGTAGTCATGGTAAAATTGCAGCGGATTATCCGTTTGACCATTTCTTTAATTACACGGCGGTACTAGTTGAGGCAGATGATAATATGTTCTTGGCGGATGGCACCCAAAGTTTTGTATCATATGACAAGCTACCCATTTGGTGTCTGAATGAAAAAGGATTGGTAATCAGAGAGGATAAGCCATTTTGGGTAAGTCTTGAAAACAATGCCCCAAGTTTTTTATCAGCCCAGTTCACTATTATTCCTAATGTGGAAACACTGAAATCAGAATGTTCTGTGAATTTGCAGGCGAATGAATATGAGGCATTTAATTATAAATTCAGTTACGATGATGACGAGTCGAAATTAAAAGATGCGTTTCTGGATAAGGGTTTTAAAAATGTGGATGAGGTTTCGACCATGAATTATGATAGAAATGATATTCCATATACCATGGTGGTAAAAGGAAATAGTGATGTAGATGTCATTGCTTCCAGGATAGTAGTAAAACCTTTTCTCGAAATGCCCATTCAGAGAAACAGGCTGCAACAGAAGACCCGCACTTATCCTGTGGATATGGAATACGCCAAAGTCATAAAATACAGTTCTTCTATTCAAATACCAGATGGGTATCAACCAGTATCTCTTCCAGAAGGCTACAATGTGGTGGATGATCTGGCTTTGGTTAACATTACTTATAAGCAAGATGGCAATCAGGTGTTTACGGAAGCTTCATATAGCTTTAAAAAGGCCGTTTATGAGTCTCATGAATACCCGAGGATAAAGTTTTACTATGACCAGATAGTGAAGACATTTAATCAGGCCATTGCGTTTGAAAAAGTAAATTAA
- a CDS encoding DUF3857 domain-containing protein, whose translation MRFLVVMALFFIAGQSFAQSDAILLNYDTDIIIKSNGDMVEQVSVAYEIYSSDYNWLGEVSLPYSKDESLDLLEANILDTRGNITRKLKKKDISVHSDLTTDTFHDDQLVLEFTLQGHEYPYRLEYKYQRTTKDYFYIAHWLPYYSSNVSVKNAKLSLHYPKNFKVLKSFSPELKYDSTFAGEVVETWEAHDLPAFEGYEKFSPLITEIAPSVKLVPAKFYYETMGYQNSWSSFGTWINDLIYKLEELPVSEQQKIDQLIKGVSDRKEIVKILYHYLQDNTRYINVSLETGGLKPFPASYVCDKKYGDCKGLTIYMKAMLSYVGINSYYTLIDAGDKFDDVDFDFPSQQFNHVVLMVPFEKDTVWLENTSQINPFNYMGTFTQGRYAFVVDGSNSKFVKTPSLTSDNSMSATTYNYTLDHEGNGELHIKKHLTGAFFEQYNALNRNVNAADQQKYLSRVVHNSGTELENFELTENHRDSTYIGANLTCKVKDQVQDIAGMKVVQPHTMNLSFERPASRKLPVKINYPVNQLDSMVYNLSWLESGKVEIPAPVSVDSDYGSFSLKCEKKGNQILFVRRFELYTRTYSLAEYPKFYEFFENIEAAEKKVAAVITP comes from the coding sequence ATGAGATTTTTAGTTGTAATGGCATTGTTTTTCATTGCCGGGCAATCCTTTGCTCAGTCAGATGCTATATTACTGAACTATGATACAGATATTATCATCAAAAGCAATGGTGATATGGTGGAGCAGGTGTCTGTAGCTTATGAAATTTATAGTAGTGATTATAACTGGCTCGGAGAGGTAAGTCTACCATATTCTAAAGATGAGAGCTTAGATCTTTTAGAAGCAAATATTCTTGATACAAGAGGAAATATTACTCGTAAACTCAAGAAAAAAGATATTTCAGTTCATAGTGATCTTACCACAGATACCTTTCATGATGATCAGTTGGTGCTGGAGTTTACACTTCAAGGTCATGAATATCCTTACAGATTAGAGTACAAATACCAGCGGACCACTAAAGATTATTTTTATATCGCCCATTGGCTACCTTACTATTCGTCAAATGTCTCGGTGAAAAACGCCAAACTATCCCTTCATTATCCGAAGAATTTCAAGGTGCTAAAATCTTTTTCACCGGAGCTAAAATATGATTCCACCTTTGCCGGAGAGGTGGTTGAAACCTGGGAGGCACACGACTTACCAGCATTTGAGGGATATGAAAAATTTAGCCCATTAATTACTGAGATAGCGCCAAGTGTAAAGTTGGTGCCAGCCAAATTTTATTATGAAACCATGGGCTATCAGAACTCCTGGAGCTCATTTGGTACTTGGATCAATGATTTGATCTACAAACTGGAAGAACTACCAGTATCAGAACAGCAAAAGATAGATCAACTGATAAAGGGCGTAAGTGATAGAAAGGAAATTGTAAAAATCTTATACCATTATCTTCAGGACAATACCAGATATATCAACGTAAGCCTTGAAACAGGCGGATTGAAGCCATTTCCCGCCAGCTATGTCTGTGATAAAAAGTATGGAGACTGTAAAGGGTTAACTATTTATATGAAGGCTATGCTGTCTTATGTAGGTATAAATTCTTACTACACCTTAATTGACGCGGGGGATAAGTTTGATGATGTGGATTTTGATTTTCCAAGTCAGCAGTTTAATCATGTTGTGCTCATGGTGCCCTTTGAGAAAGATACCGTATGGCTTGAGAATACGTCTCAGATCAATCCCTTTAACTATATGGGAACCTTTACTCAAGGTAGATATGCTTTTGTGGTGGATGGTAGTAACTCCAAATTTGTGAAAACACCATCTTTGACTTCAGACAATTCCATGAGCGCTACTACCTATAACTATACATTAGATCATGAGGGTAATGGAGAATTGCATATAAAAAAGCATTTGACAGGAGCATTTTTTGAGCAGTACAATGCCTTAAATAGAAATGTTAATGCGGCAGATCAGCAGAAATATTTATCTCGAGTTGTTCATAATTCAGGTACCGAATTGGAAAATTTCGAACTAACTGAAAACCACCGAGATAGTACATATATCGGAGCCAATTTAACTTGTAAGGTAAAAGATCAGGTGCAGGATATTGCAGGAATGAAGGTAGTGCAACCTCATACCATGAACCTTTCGTTTGAGCGTCCGGCCTCCCGGAAATTACCAGTGAAAATCAATTATCCTGTAAATCAGCTAGACTCTATGGTTTATAACTTGTCGTGGTTAGAGTCCGGAAAAGTAGAGATACCTGCCCCAGTATCAGTGGATTCTGATTACGGAAGTTTTTCTTTAAAATGTGAGAAAAAAGGTAATCAGATACTTTTTGTTCGCCGATTTGAACTTTACACCCGGACATATTCCCTGGCTGAATATCCAAAATTTTACGAATTTTTTGAAAATATAGAAGCTGCGGAGAAGAAGGTTGCAGCCGTTATAACACCATAA
- a CDS encoding beta/gamma crystallin family protein: MQNLNRISLFSKAIFALCFITIISCKDSMLEEVSSTKTEQESVLNKTSSTARFSDDLAKRWAPIHYMDVDASGTYAEGGKSDYISAINYDGDWNALNNWENVSAYGNSLYAHVYYSVVETSTHWYLIYAFFHPRDWTDNPFLYSLDQHENDLEGILMMVQKNGSTYGSLQGAVTVSHSDFYSYTTSGSPLTNGKENIDGTLQLANHAGAMHPVTAQEAKGHGLKAWPQNNINGDGIIYYPSMSDVAQKPADNYDNYVEYKLVNIFENGGLWAQRFNTNLFYNAGGGFKGNNFKDGGANAPWAWNDGNDGIVQGGEMATDPAKLFDNYFDGIGNISHVYTSNTYNPNGGGVATLYQDCDFKGYAVSLPVGDYTLGQLESLGLSNDDVSSLRVESGYKIVLYWNNNFSGSTLTRTSNDNCLGNEGWNDEVSSVKVMHQ, encoded by the coding sequence ATGCAAAATCTGAATCGTATTTCATTATTCAGCAAGGCTATATTTGCCCTGTGCTTTATCACCATCATTTCATGTAAAGACAGTATGCTGGAAGAGGTCAGCTCTACTAAAACTGAACAGGAATCAGTCTTAAATAAAACAAGCTCTACAGCTCGCTTTTCTGATGACCTGGCTAAAAGATGGGCACCTATTCACTACATGGATGTAGACGCTTCCGGCACTTATGCTGAAGGCGGGAAATCTGATTACATTTCGGCTATTAACTATGATGGCGACTGGAATGCACTTAACAACTGGGAAAACGTATCTGCTTACGGCAATTCTCTGTATGCTCATGTATACTATTCTGTAGTAGAAACCTCTACGCACTGGTACCTTATATATGCTTTCTTTCACCCAAGAGACTGGACAGACAATCCTTTTTTATACAGCCTGGATCAGCACGAGAATGATCTTGAGGGTATTTTAATGATGGTTCAAAAGAATGGAAGCACATATGGGTCATTACAAGGTGCGGTTACAGTGAGTCATTCTGATTTCTATTCATACACTACTTCAGGTAGTCCATTAACCAATGGTAAAGAGAATATTGATGGCACATTACAATTAGCTAACCACGCTGGAGCTATGCACCCGGTAACTGCGCAAGAAGCTAAGGGTCATGGTCTTAAAGCATGGCCTCAAAATAACATCAACGGTGATGGCATCATCTATTATCCTTCTATGAGTGATGTAGCTCAGAAACCAGCTGACAATTATGATAACTATGTAGAATATAAGCTGGTAAACATATTTGAAAATGGCGGACTTTGGGCTCAGAGATTTAACACTAACCTTTTTTATAATGCAGGCGGTGGCTTTAAAGGAAACAACTTTAAAGATGGCGGCGCTAATGCTCCCTGGGCCTGGAATGATGGTAATGATGGAATAGTTCAAGGAGGTGAAATGGCTACTGATCCGGCCAAACTTTTTGACAATTACTTTGATGGCATCGGCAATATATCGCATGTGTATACCAGCAATACTTACAACCCGAATGGCGGCGGTGTAGCCACTCTTTATCAGGATTGTGACTTTAAAGGCTATGCTGTATCTCTTCCGGTGGGTGATTATACACTTGGCCAACTAGAGAGCTTAGGATTATCTAATGATGATGTTTCTTCTTTAAGAGTAGAAAGCGGTTATAAAATAGTTTTATACTGGAATAATAACTTTTCAGGAAGCACACTTACCAGAACTTCTAATGACAACTGTCTTGGAAATGAAGGCTGGAACGACGAAGTGAGCTCAGTAAAAGTAATGCACCAGTAA
- a CDS encoding metallophosphoesterase: protein MTKTKVLHALLILALGFFFSYCTSPQKELAHPTLLRSPYLQCAFQDSITILWRTDTAEICHVEYKDDSSSEWQKATGTTRLTNTGITENEVVIKNILPNSKYDYRIFSNNIQLKSSESYWFRSPIADNDTSFTFFAVGDIGEPVDYGGTPDVLAKALAPHIDSLEFGVLLGDIVYPDGRSELYDENLFQYFDQVFPYVPTYALLGNHDWHEPDSNYVKEWKLPHNEHYYSFNYGKVHFIALDTKFGELYEYEKQVEWLKQDLKSRPQNSEWTLVLLHHNGKSCTYKQDYENVMSLYPVFDSARVDLVLNGHAHTYERLNPMDGEGMPIAEYIGKIVTYEMPKGFISITVGSGGKLRGIGSDPTPYTPDPENCRHPNLVAKADHLWAYLQLNICGTTLKAKALGTETGKIVDEFTIIK from the coding sequence ATGACAAAGACAAAGGTTTTACATGCCCTCCTGATCTTGGCATTAGGATTTTTCTTTTCTTACTGCACCTCTCCTCAAAAAGAGCTAGCACACCCCACACTATTGAGAAGCCCCTATTTACAGTGCGCCTTCCAGGATAGCATTACTATTTTATGGCGAACGGACACCGCCGAAATATGTCATGTAGAATATAAAGATGACTCAAGTTCCGAATGGCAAAAAGCAACCGGTACTACCAGGCTTACCAACACGGGAATAACTGAAAATGAGGTGGTTATTAAAAACATTCTGCCTAACAGTAAATATGATTACAGAATATTCTCCAACAACATTCAACTGAAAAGCTCTGAGTCCTATTGGTTCCGGTCACCCATTGCTGATAATGATACTTCCTTCACTTTCTTTGCTGTGGGTGATATAGGTGAGCCTGTAGATTATGGCGGAACACCTGATGTTTTGGCCAAAGCCCTGGCCCCACATATCGACTCATTAGAATTTGGTGTATTATTAGGTGATATTGTTTATCCTGACGGCCGCAGTGAACTGTATGACGAAAACCTTTTCCAATACTTTGATCAGGTATTTCCATATGTACCGACCTATGCGCTACTGGGCAACCATGATTGGCATGAACCAGATAGCAATTATGTAAAAGAATGGAAACTACCTCATAATGAGCATTATTACAGTTTCAACTATGGTAAAGTGCATTTTATAGCACTCGACACAAAATTTGGTGAGCTCTATGAGTATGAAAAACAAGTAGAATGGCTGAAACAAGACCTTAAAAGCCGCCCTCAAAATAGCGAATGGACACTGGTATTATTACACCATAATGGTAAATCATGCACCTACAAGCAAGACTATGAAAATGTGATGAGCCTTTATCCTGTTTTTGATTCTGCCAGGGTAGATCTTGTGCTCAATGGTCATGCCCACACCTACGAAAGGTTGAACCCAATGGATGGCGAAGGAATGCCGATAGCCGAATATATTGGTAAAATCGTTACTTATGAAATGCCTAAAGGCTTTATCAGCATTACAGTAGGCAGCGGCGGAAAGTTACGAGGAATAGGATCGGACCCAACTCCTTACACTCCAGACCCTGAGAATTGCCGACATCCTAATTTGGTAGCCAAGGCCGATCACCTGTGGGCTTATTTACAGCTAAACATTTGCGGAACAACGCTTAAAGCCAAAGCTCTGGGCACAGAGACAGGTAAAATAGTTGATGAATTTACCATCATAAAATAA
- a CDS encoding pentapeptide repeat-containing protein, producing the protein MDTVQDQRFKGEDFTRGLEAAEYDGCSFTQCIFSEADLSRITFMDCDFDGCDLSNVKMADVALREVRFKNCKLMGIHFDACNDFLFDVSFENCLLNFSSFYKKSLKKTRLAHCSLHEVDLVEADMSESLFHECDFAGATFDRTNLDKSDMTTSFNFMIDPENNKLKKTKFSKESLAGLLGKYDIVIK; encoded by the coding sequence ATGGATACGGTTCAGGATCAACGTTTTAAAGGAGAAGATTTTACCCGAGGATTAGAAGCTGCCGAATATGACGGTTGTAGTTTCACCCAATGTATATTTTCAGAGGCTGACCTGAGCCGTATTACTTTTATGGATTGCGATTTTGATGGCTGTGACCTCAGCAATGTGAAAATGGCGGATGTGGCATTAAGAGAAGTGCGGTTTAAAAACTGTAAACTGATGGGTATTCACTTTGATGCCTGCAATGACTTTCTTTTCGATGTATCATTTGAAAATTGCCTTTTAAACTTCTCATCATTTTATAAAAAGTCATTAAAGAAAACCCGGCTTGCCCACTGTTCACTGCATGAAGTGGATTTGGTAGAGGCTGATATGTCTGAGAGCTTATTCCATGAGTGTGATTTTGCAGGAGCTACTTTTGACCGAACTAATCTTGATAAATCAGACATGACCACCTCTTTTAACTTTATGATTGATCCTGAGAACAATAAGCTTAAAAAGACCAAATTTTCTAAGGAGTCACTGGCCGGTCTGTTGGGTAAATATGATATTGTGATAAAATAA
- a CDS encoding phospholipid scramblase-related protein, producing MNPVLNHNLFLIKEHVGMFKAANNYDIYNPQTQEMIMTCREDGLNFFTKMFRFTDYKRMTPFHVEIKTRTGEKVLSVRRGISLFLSTVEVYDGQDKLVGKFKQKFFSIGGKFKVLDANEKELCMLKGKWTSWDFKFVSGNEEFARINKKWAGIGKELFTTADNYMLQIDEKVPQDHPLRILILAAVMCIDMVIKE from the coding sequence ATGAATCCAGTGTTAAACCACAATCTGTTCTTGATTAAAGAGCATGTGGGCATGTTTAAAGCGGCCAATAACTATGATATTTACAATCCTCAGACTCAGGAGATGATCATGACCTGTAGAGAGGATGGGCTTAATTTTTTTACCAAAATGTTCAGGTTTACTGATTATAAAAGGATGACTCCTTTTCATGTAGAAATCAAGACCAGAACTGGTGAAAAAGTGCTGAGCGTTCGTAGAGGTATTTCTCTTTTTTTAAGTACTGTGGAGGTGTATGACGGCCAGGATAAGCTGGTGGGTAAATTCAAACAGAAGTTCTTCTCTATAGGCGGGAAGTTCAAGGTGCTGGATGCGAACGAAAAAGAGTTGTGCATGTTGAAAGGAAAGTGGACCAGTTGGGATTTTAAATTCGTAAGTGGCAATGAAGAGTTTGCCAGAATCAACAAAAAATGGGCAGGTATAGGGAAGGAGCTCTTTACTACTGCTGATAATTACATGCTTCAAATAGATGAGAAAGTGCCGCAGGATCATCCGTTGCGTATACTTATTTTAGCTGCGGTAATGTGTATTGATATGGTAATAAAAGAATAA
- a CDS encoding ABC transporter permease, which translates to MLKNYLLVTIRNLLKNRVYSFINITGLAIGIACAVLILLWVQHETSFDKFIPKEDRLYQVWANADFDGKINSWRSVPLPTYEALKDRHVNIVNSAVAGWGSTHLLKWEDTRFNKDGYAVSEEFLEMFEYPLLEGDASTVLDDPYSIVITESLAKALFGKEDAMGKLVRIDDANDLKVTGILKDIPSNSSFQFEYLFPWKFRAIVEEWVVNNQDNWGNYSFQVYVEIDDADHEEAVSESVAPMLTENGQDDMPRTFFLLPLSEWRLNSNFENGEATGGMGDYVKLFTIIAVFILLIACINFMNLATARSERRAKEVGVRKSVGSGRIELILQFIGESVFITFISYVLAILVSQLLLPYYNQLVEKDLTIDYLSLEFWMVSLGFIVLVGVVAGSYPAFYLSSFQPVKVLKGKVKVGKNASTPRKVLVTLQFGFAILLIIGTAVIYKQIQLVQSRDLGYEQENLLSIPMNNEMIKNYRPLKLELQSSGLVESVTKSNSSITSINSNNFLGWPGKPEDLKVIFTTIATEYDYTKTMGIKVLEGRDFSEDFKSDTSAIVINKAALDLMDLEEPIGTQLDLWGSKRTLIGVVDNTLMGSPYDPVKPMFIVIDREWSDNLVTLRLSKTNDLQASVAQVKSIFEKYNPAYPFEYRFVDEDFAKKFTTINLTSRLAAIFAGLAIFITGLGLFGLASFTAEQRTKEIGIRKVLGASVSSLVALVSAEFSKLVIISFVIFAPLAWWLLNSYLQRYTIRTDIDWWVFPATGCIALAFAVMIVANQAWGAARSNPVKSLRSE; encoded by the coding sequence ATGCTTAAGAATTACTTACTGGTTACTATTCGCAACCTCCTTAAAAATCGTGTTTATTCATTTATTAACATCACTGGTCTTGCCATAGGTATAGCTTGTGCGGTGCTAATACTTCTATGGGTGCAGCATGAGACATCATTTGACAAATTCATTCCAAAGGAAGATCGGCTATATCAGGTATGGGCTAATGCAGACTTTGATGGCAAGATTAATAGCTGGCGTTCGGTGCCGCTACCTACGTATGAAGCACTGAAGGATAGGCATGTGAACATTGTTAATTCTGCTGTAGCAGGGTGGGGGAGTACACATTTGCTGAAATGGGAAGACACCAGGTTCAATAAAGATGGCTATGCAGTAAGTGAGGAATTCCTGGAAATGTTTGAATACCCTTTATTAGAAGGAGATGCGTCTACCGTTCTGGATGATCCTTATTCCATAGTTATTACAGAATCTTTGGCGAAAGCCTTGTTCGGTAAGGAAGACGCCATGGGTAAATTGGTGCGAATAGATGATGCAAATGATTTGAAGGTTACAGGAATTTTAAAGGATATCCCTAGTAATTCTTCTTTTCAATTTGAATATCTCTTCCCCTGGAAATTTAGAGCTATTGTGGAAGAATGGGTAGTAAATAATCAGGATAACTGGGGTAACTATTCTTTTCAGGTTTATGTGGAAATTGATGATGCGGACCATGAAGAGGCTGTAAGTGAGTCAGTAGCGCCTATGCTTACTGAAAATGGTCAGGATGATATGCCTAGAACATTTTTCTTGCTCCCATTATCAGAGTGGAGGCTCAATTCAAATTTTGAAAATGGCGAAGCCACCGGGGGTATGGGCGATTATGTTAAATTATTTACCATTATCGCGGTGTTTATTTTGTTGATTGCCTGTATCAACTTCATGAACCTGGCCACTGCAAGGTCTGAGAGAAGGGCAAAAGAAGTAGGGGTAAGAAAGAGCGTAGGTTCTGGACGAATAGAATTGATACTTCAATTTATAGGCGAATCGGTTTTTATTACCTTCATCTCCTATGTTTTAGCTATTCTGGTTTCTCAACTTCTATTGCCTTATTATAATCAGCTGGTAGAGAAGGATTTAACTATAGATTATTTATCTCTGGAATTTTGGATGGTTTCATTGGGCTTTATAGTCCTGGTAGGTGTTGTGGCTGGGAGCTATCCGGCATTTTACTTATCCTCTTTTCAGCCGGTTAAGGTGCTGAAGGGGAAAGTTAAAGTAGGTAAAAATGCCAGTACACCCAGAAAGGTTTTGGTTACGTTACAGTTTGGCTTTGCCATATTGCTCATCATCGGTACTGCCGTGATTTATAAGCAGATACAGCTAGTACAAAGCAGAGATTTAGGGTATGAGCAGGAAAATTTGCTTAGCATACCTATGAACAATGAAATGATAAAGAACTACCGGCCACTGAAGTTAGAACTTCAAAGTTCAGGACTGGTAGAGTCGGTTACAAAGTCTAATAGTTCTATTACCTCCATCAATTCTAATAACTTTCTTGGTTGGCCCGGTAAGCCGGAAGATTTAAAAGTGATCTTCACCACCATTGCCACTGAGTATGACTATACTAAAACGATGGGCATCAAAGTGCTGGAAGGACGTGATTTTTCAGAGGATTTTAAAAGCGATACTTCAGCCATAGTTATCAATAAAGCAGCCTTAGATTTAATGGATCTGGAAGAGCCGATTGGTACTCAGCTTGACTTATGGGGCAGTAAAAGAACATTAATAGGTGTGGTGGATAATACGCTTATGGGTTCTCCCTATGATCCTGTAAAACCCATGTTTATAGTAATTGATAGAGAGTGGAGCGATAATTTGGTTACTTTGAGGCTCAGCAAAACTAACGATCTGCAGGCGTCAGTAGCTCAGGTAAAGTCTATTTTTGAAAAGTATAATCCGGCCTATCCATTTGAGTATCGCTTTGTAGATGAGGACTTTGCCAAGAAATTTACCACCATAAATCTTACTAGTAGACTAGCGGCCATATTTGCCGGCCTAGCCATATTCATCACTGGGTTGGGGCTGTTTGGTTTAGCTAGTTTCACAGCAGAGCAGCGTACTAAAGAAATAGGCATAAGAAAAGTCTTGGGTGCATCAGTGAGCAGTTTGGTAGCGCTGGTTTCGGCAGAGTTTTCTAAGCTGGTGATCATCTCTTTCGTGATTTTTGCACCATTAGCCTGGTGGCTGCTCAACTCATATTTGCAGCGCTACACCATCCGTACAGACATTGATTGGTGGGTGTTCCCAGCCACTGGTTGCATAGCACTTGCCTTTGCAGTAATGATAGTGGCGAACCAGGCTTGGGGGGCAGCACGCTCTAATCCCGTGAAGTCTTTGAGAAGCGAATAG
- a CDS encoding TetR/AcrR family transcriptional regulator — protein MPKTVLFNRDEVLEKVTDLFWRKGYNGTSMQDLVDTTGLNRSSLYNSFGDKYQLYMESLSHYQCHQSELWQNYIKQQESPKAALINFFQSIRDGLMEEQNHNGCFLANCTSELSSVDPQVHEFLVSNKEKLTSFFTSLIKKAQQQNEIDPSKDAKALALYLFSSIQGLMITSMIAKECSEIQIITKQILNNL, from the coding sequence ATGCCTAAGACTGTGTTATTTAATCGAGATGAAGTACTGGAAAAAGTCACCGACCTTTTCTGGAGAAAGGGCTACAATGGCACTTCCATGCAGGATTTGGTGGACACCACTGGTCTGAACAGATCCAGCCTGTATAATTCCTTTGGTGACAAGTATCAGCTGTATATGGAATCTTTAAGTCACTACCAGTGCCATCAAAGCGAGCTATGGCAGAATTACATAAAACAACAGGAATCACCTAAGGCCGCCTTAATTAACTTCTTCCAAAGCATACGCGATGGACTGATGGAAGAGCAAAATCATAACGGCTGTTTTTTGGCCAATTGTACCTCCGAATTAAGCAGCGTAGATCCACAAGTGCATGAGTTTTTAGTAAGCAATAAAGAAAAGCTGACTAGTTTCTTTACGAGTCTGATTAAGAAAGCACAGCAACAGAACGAAATTGATCCTTCTAAAGACGCTAAAGCACTCGCCCTCTACTTATTCTCTAGTATTCAAGGGCTTATGATCACCAGTATGATTGCGAAAGAATGTTCTGAAATTCAGATCATTACAAAACAAATATTAAACAACCTCTAA